A region from the Lolium perenne isolate Kyuss_39 chromosome 4, Kyuss_2.0, whole genome shotgun sequence genome encodes:
- the LOC127347426 gene encoding probable receptor-like protein kinase At5g18500, whose protein sequence is MSSNSTLTESLHEKTIVFGLKLWVVIGIAVGASLLGVLLILVICLTIQSWIRRSRRAFKELPMTQIPSAFKDITEVRVPDHFSPNDFVVHDGLLLAIENGPVESTDKHAVQLAQEDNSRHMEEKKVSGSFCHADGCDGIQPVSVGEQPSVHATADSAPLAGLPEFSYLGWGHWFTLRDLDVATDHFSKDNVIGEGGYGVVYRGRLSNGTPVAVKKILNNLGQAEREFRVEVEAIGNVRHKNLVRLLGYCVEGIQRMLVYEFVNNGNLESWLHGELSQYSSLTWLARMKVLLGTAKALAYLHEALEPKVVHRDIKASNILIDDEFNAKISDFGLAKMLGAGKSHIATRVMGTFGYVAPEYANSGLLNEKSDVYSFGVLLLEVITGRDPIDYDRPPSEVNLVDWLKVMVANRRSDEVVDPHLERRPSTKELKRALLTALRCIDLNAEKRPRMDQVVRMLDSSEAIPQEERRQRQNRVSENTETAPLRGKNSINRSDDPEHEERPPRSKSRTFSVK, encoded by the exons ATGTCATCAAACTCCACGCTAACAGAATCGCTTCATGAGAAAACAATCGTCTTTGGACTTAAACTATGGGTTGTCATCGGGATAGCTGTTGGAGCATCCCTCCTGGGTGTTCTTCTTATCCTTGTTATATGCCTTACCATCCAGAGCTGGATCAGGCGGTCACGTAGGGCATTCAAGGAGCTTCCCATGACCCAGATACCTTCTGCATTTAAAGATATCACAGAAGTAAGGGTGCCTGACCATTTTTCACCCAATGATTTCGTTGTACATGATGGGCTTCTACTCGCCATTGAGAATGGGCCTGTTGAATCAACGGATAAACATGCAGTTCAGTTGGCTCAGGAGGACAATTCGAGGCATATGGAAGAGAAGAAAGTTTCAGGTTCTTTTTGTCATGCTGATGGCTGTGACGGAATTCAACCTGTTTCAGTCGGTGAACAGCCTTCAGTACATGCTACCGCTGATTCTGCGCCACTAGCAGGCTTACCCGAGTTCTCTTACCTTGGTTGGGGCCATTGGTTCACTCTAAGAGATCTAGATGTTGCAACAGACCATTTTTCAAAGGATAACGTAATTGGCGAGGGCGGATATGGTGTTGTGTACCGTGGAAGATTATCAAATGGCACCCCAGTTGCTGTGAAGAAAATCCTTAATAATTT GGGACAGGCCGAGAGGGAATTCAGAGTGGAAGTCGAGGCAATTGGTAATGTACGCCACAAAAATTTGGTCCGGCTTTTGGGGTACTGTGTTGAGGGTATCCAAAG GATGCTTGTGTATGAGTTTGTTAACAATGGGAATCTTGAAAGTTGGCTCCACGGAGAATTGTCCCAGTACAGCTCTCTCACATGGTTAGCTCGCATGAAAGTTCTTTTGGGGACTGCAAAGGC CCTTGCGTACTTACATGAGGCACTTGAACCAAAGGTTGTGCATCGTGACATCAAGGCCAGTAATATCTTGATTGATGATGAGTTTAATGCCAAAATATCTGACTTTGGTTTGGCCAAGATGCTTGGTGCTGGTAAAAGTCATATTGCTACTCGAGTTATGGGTACCTTTGG CTATGTCGCGCCTGAGTATGCTAACAGTGGGCTTTTGAATGAAAAGAGTGATGTCTACAGCTTTGGGGTTCTTTTATTGGAAGTTATTACAGGTAGAGATCCAATTGACTACGACCGCCCCCCAAGTGAG GTAAACCTGGTCGATTGGCTTAAAGTGATGGTTGCCAACAGACGGTCTGACGAAGTGGTTGACCCACACCTTGAGAGAAGACCGTCAACAAAGGAGCTCAAACGTGCCCTTTTGACAGCTCTGCGGTGTATTGATCTGAATGCTGAGAAGAGACCGCGGATGGATCAGGTCGTCCGGATGTTGGATTCTAGCGAAGCCATACCCCAAGAG GAACGAAGACAGCGACAGAACCGCGTGTCTGAAAATACTGAAACGGCACCATTGAGGGGCAAGAACAGCATCAACAGGAGTGACGACCCTGAGCATGAGGAGAGGCCTCCCCGGTCAAAGAGTCGTACATTTTCGGTCAAGTGA